In Novipirellula artificiosorum, the genomic window TATCAACTTGTTTTTGGGTTCCATCGTTCTTGTAGCTGTTGGCCAGGACCCGTTCTGGCTGCTGAGATCCCTGTCAGCAGAGGTCTTTGAGTATCCCAAAATCATACTGCGTTGAACGACCCGTTTCCCGCCATCCGCATCTTCCCCATACCGACTGAGATCATCGAATGAAGAGAATTGTCTGTCTCGCCTTATTGTTGGCCGCCCTTCCACTTGCCTGCATCGCCGCAGATTTGACCGACCCATGGGAGAAGAAGAAGGCGGAACGCTTCGCAGTCATCACGGCCGAGCAGAAGGAGGGGATTGCGGCAGCCGTGCCGAACGAATTGGCTGCGGAGCCCAAGACAGACCGCCGCATTTTGGTGTTTTTTCGCTGCGAAGGCTTCATTCACACCTCGATCCCTCATGCAAATCTCGCCATTGAGCAACTGGGCAGCAAGACCGGCGCTTTCACGGCGGACTTTGCCGACACTTACGATGTCTTCACAGCCGAAAATCTGAAGAACTACGATGCGATTCTGCTGAACAACACGACGCGGCTGAGGTTTCCCACGCCGAAGCATCAGGACGCCATTCTCGATTTTGTTGCCTCGGGGAAAGGTTTAATTGGAATTCATGCCGCCAGCGATAACTTTGACATGTACCCACAATGTCGGGATCTTGTCGGAGGCATTTTTAAGGGTCATCCGTGGACGGCCGGAGGGACTTGGGCCTTCAAGCTTGACGATCCCGATCACCTCTTGAACGAAGCGTTTGATGGTAAGGGATTTTGGCACCAAGACGAAATCTATCAGTATGACCCTGCATCCTATCAAGGGCCCAAGGTGTTGCGATTGTTGGTGAGCTTGGACATGAGCAAAGAGAAAGTGTCGGAGCGCATCGATGATGGCCCCCGTGAAGTCGCTGTTTCGTGGCTTCGGACCGCCGGCGAAGGACGCGTCTTTTACACGAACTTTGGGCACCGCGAAGAAACCTTTGCCAAGCCGGCGATGCTGAAGCACATTCTCGATGGCACGCAGTACGCGCTGGGTGATTTGCAGGCCGATGCGACGCCAACGGCGACGGCTTCGCAGAAGGAACCTGCGCTTGCACCCGCAACGCCCTAAGCCACCATCCTATCTACTTCAGCCAAAAACAAGGAGCCAATCATGAAACGAAGATCTTTCCTCAAAACGGTTAGTGGCACGGTCGGTGCCGGAGCGCTCGTTGCTGCTGGCATCGATCGAGAAGCGGCTGCCGAGAAGCCGCTGATTGCACCCGCAGCAACTCCGTCTGTGGTCAAGGGAATGCCGCAGCGAGTGCTGGGAAAGACGGGGTTGAATGTTTCGACCGTGACGTTTCCAGGGCTGGCACTCGTTCGAGAAGAACAAGACGCCTGCAATGAGGCGATTCACTCTTCATTTGAACGGGGCATCAACTATTTTGATGTGGCACCGGCGTACGGTAACGGTGACTGCGAAATCAAGATGGGCATCGGCCTGCAAGGTCTTGAGCGTGACGACTACGTCTTGTCATGCAAAACCAAGATGCGAGATAAGGCTGGTGCTCGTTTGGAGCTTGATCGGTCGCTTGAGCGATTGAAAACCGATTACTTCGACCTTTACCAGTTCCATTGCTTCATTGATCCCGAGGAGGTCGCAGAGGTGTTGGCACCGGGTGGCGCGATGGAAACGGTCTTGGAGGCTCAGAAAGCGGGCCAAATCAAACACATTGGATTTTCGGCTCATACGACCAAGTCCGCACTTCGTGCCCTGCGGCATTTTGATTTCGACACTGCGATGTTCGCGATCAACTTTGTCGAGTATTACACGATTGGCTTTGGCAAGCCCGTGTTGGAATTGGCTCAAGAAAAAGGGACGGCCGTGATCGGGATGAAGACGCTTGGCAACGGCCGTTGGCCCAAGGGTGTCGAGAAAACTCGCAAGTGGTGGTATCGAACGGTCGAAACGGATGAACAGGTTCGTATGGCGCTTCAGTTCACGCTTTCGTTGCAACCGGTCGCAACCGCGATACCGCCGTCTTGGCTCGATTTGGTCGATAAAGCGATCGATCAAGCGAAAGGGCTGACGCCGGCAACGGACGAAGACTTTGCCAAAGCGCAGAAGCTATCCGAAGGTTGTGAAAGTGTCTTCCACCAAGTCGAGCAGTCGGTGGCACAAAATACGGGTCAACGCGAATTCTATGCCGACAGCCCCCATGAAGGTCCGCCGTGCATGTTCAGTTAGTTGAAGTCCTCCCTGTTGATTACAACGAAGCGTCACAGACCGAAGCACTATTGAGGTTGCTTCACGAGTACGCTTCGGATGCCGCGATTGGAAGTCCTGGGTTGCCCCGATTTGCGGCCTCAAATTTGATCGACGAGATGTCGGATCGACAGGGGGTGAATGCGATGATCGCGTACGCCACCACAACCGACCCCGATGACAAAACGTCGTTTTTGCGTCAGGCTGCGGGTGCAGTTGTTTGTATCGAATCGTTTTCTACGTTTGCAGCTTGCGGCGTGATCAACATTCACGACATCATGGTCAGCAAACCATTTCGCGGGTGCGGAATCGGAAAACAATTGCTTGCAGCGGTGGAGCGATTAGCAATGGATCGAAGGTGCGCAAAGATCACGCTTGAAGTCTTCGAGAACAATCACGTCGCTCGGCGAGTGTACGAGCGTTGCGGTTTCGCGGCACCGATTGCACCGCAGGAACTTGGTAACACGTTGTTTCTGGCCAAGCCACTCGATGCCAAGCCACTCGATGCCAAGCAGCTCTAGGCCAGCCCCCAGCGGCGGCGAAGGGACCATTCGGTGACGAGGGCGCCAGTGAAAAGTAGGAAGAGCAGCCAACCGCTCAGGGGGTCGTCACCAAGTGTGGCTTTTTCGATCACCGGTGCTTCCGCTTGACGCCGCCGTTTGGTGATTTGTGCGATGAGTTCGTCGATTTGCTCGTAAGAATAGGCACCACCACCATGTTGGGATGTGATTTCCGCGAGTTGACGTAGGTAGACAGGATCGGCGACCGGTGACGACATTTCGCGGCTTTGGTCGATCACCTGAAAAGCTAGCGACTCGGGTTTGATGGTTGCGTTTGCATCCGTCGGGCGAACCCTCAAGCGATAGTATCCCGGCGGCAGCGTAGGGATCTTGCCTGAGAAGGACCGCTGGCTCGCAGTCGACGTTTCGGAAACATCCGATACGGGCGTGACCTCGCCCGATTCTTGAATCACCTCTGCGATCCAATCCAAGGGGGTATTCGCTTCGCCGACGGACGAAAGGGTTGCCTGGAACGCGATGTCGGCGTCGACGGCGAAGCGTCTTGCATCCATTTGCAAATCAATGCGGTCACCCGCATCCTCCTCGCGTGACAACAACCACAGCATCAGTTGTCGCCAGAATCGGCGATGCTCTTCGCTTTTTCCCTCGCGCCACCACTGCCAAGTGGAATCAAATGCGAGTGCCGCCGTGCGTCCGCGTCCATACTCGCCGATGACCAGCAAAGGTTCCTTTTTCGTGGTTTCCAATAAGACTTGCACTCCGGGTGCGACCTTGGGGCCTGCCCACCGATTTGCGCCGAGCAGGGGGGGCAACCGTTTCCAAACCGAGGCAGGGTCCTTTCCACCAAAATCGGTGATCGGATGATTGCGTGACAATTGAGCAGCCAGCGGGCCAGCGATCTGATCAGCGGCATTTGCGGGCACTTCTGCATCAATGTCTCGTCGAAGTGACGGATCCAGCCGAACGGGAATCACATCAGCAAGTGGCGAAGAGGCGTAGCCGCCTGCGCCGTAGGTGTGGTATCCGCCGAGCATCACAAGGCCCGCCCCTTGGGATACCGATTCGGCCAGATTCGCCAGCTGCTCGCGTCCGATTGCGTCGGCATCTACGTCACCGAGGATGTAGATGTCATATTTGCCAGGCCGAAACCCGTCGGCCAAAGGAAGCGGCCATCGCGAAGCGGTATCACGTGGAATCCATTGGTACGATAAATCCAAGTCGGGGAACCGTCGCAAAGCCATCCGTAAAAAGCGTTGTTCGTACAACGATTCGCCCTCGACGTACAGAATCCGTCCCCCTCCCTCGCGGACACTGACGAACGCCGTTTGGATATTGTTTGATGTGATCGTTTCGCCCGACTGTGTTTCTGCTTGGACATTCAATCGATAGGTCCCCGGCTGCGGTGCTCGGACCGGAATGGTCACTCCCTCAGTCAGCTTCGCCGTCTCGGCGATCACGCGTCGCTGAGCGGCAACGGTCACGTTGCCATCTTGATCGACCCAGTTCAGTTGGACCGGGACCGCCATCCCCGCCATTCCACGCAGATGGACCTGGAAACTGACGTCGAAGGTGTTCCCGGCAAACAAATGGTAACTCTCGGGCAACGATTCGATCGCGACATCGCGGTTCGCGGTCGGACCGCCCGCGGGCCCAATCGGTACCGTCCATAGTGGCACGCCCCAGGCCTTCAGCGTTTGGGCAACGCGTTCGGCGCCGGGGCCTTCAAGTGGAGCCGTTTGTGTCCCGTCGCCCATCAGCACCACGCCGGCAAGCGGTTGCCCCTGTGCCAGCGCGATGGACGAGGTCGCCGCCGCGGCCAAGTCGGTTAACTCGCCCTCCGGAGCAATCCCGTCGAGCGCATCTTGGACCGCAGCTAACTCCACCGCGTTCTTTTCATAACCCATCAAGCGAACGTTCATGGTTTCCCGGATCGCGTCCAGGCCAACGGCTAGTTGCTGCCAAGCCTGTTGCTGATGCGTCCACCGATCCGCTCGTTCATCATCGGGAAGGGTCATGCTGCGTGACACGTCGACCGCGACGACCAAGGTCGCATCCG contains:
- a CDS encoding ThuA domain-containing protein yields the protein MKRIVCLALLLAALPLACIAADLTDPWEKKKAERFAVITAEQKEGIAAAVPNELAAEPKTDRRILVFFRCEGFIHTSIPHANLAIEQLGSKTGAFTADFADTYDVFTAENLKNYDAILLNNTTRLRFPTPKHQDAILDFVASGKGLIGIHAASDNFDMYPQCRDLVGGIFKGHPWTAGGTWAFKLDDPDHLLNEAFDGKGFWHQDEIYQYDPASYQGPKVLRLLVSLDMSKEKVSERIDDGPREVAVSWLRTAGEGRVFYTNFGHREETFAKPAMLKHILDGTQYALGDLQADATPTATASQKEPALAPATP
- a CDS encoding aldo/keto reductase codes for the protein MKRRSFLKTVSGTVGAGALVAAGIDREAAAEKPLIAPAATPSVVKGMPQRVLGKTGLNVSTVTFPGLALVREEQDACNEAIHSSFERGINYFDVAPAYGNGDCEIKMGIGLQGLERDDYVLSCKTKMRDKAGARLELDRSLERLKTDYFDLYQFHCFIDPEEVAEVLAPGGAMETVLEAQKAGQIKHIGFSAHTTKSALRALRHFDFDTAMFAINFVEYYTIGFGKPVLELAQEKGTAVIGMKTLGNGRWPKGVEKTRKWWYRTVETDEQVRMALQFTLSLQPVATAIPPSWLDLVDKAIDQAKGLTPATDEDFAKAQKLSEGCESVFHQVEQSVAQNTGQREFYADSPHEGPPCMFS
- a CDS encoding GNAT family N-acetyltransferase; the encoded protein is MHVQLVEVLPVDYNEASQTEALLRLLHEYASDAAIGSPGLPRFAASNLIDEMSDRQGVNAMIAYATTTDPDDKTSFLRQAAGAVVCIESFSTFAACGVINIHDIMVSKPFRGCGIGKQLLAAVERLAMDRRCAKITLEVFENNHVARRVYERCGFAAPIAPQELGNTLFLAKPLDAKPLDAKQL
- a CDS encoding glutamine amidotransferase, with the translated sequence MTSLQLEPIYDSAVVAVMASIAVVIVLILVTPPTENQIHRRWLIALRSVAALVLVLALFRPGLVRTETRAADATLVVAVDVSRSMTLPDDERADRWTHQQQAWQQLAVGLDAIRETMNVRLMGYEKNAVELAAVQDALDGIAPEGELTDLAAAATSSIALAQGQPLAGVVLMGDGTQTAPLEGPGAERVAQTLKAWGVPLWTVPIGPAGGPTANRDVAIESLPESYHLFAGNTFDVSFQVHLRGMAGMAVPVQLNWVDQDGNVTVAAQRRVIAETAKLTEGVTIPVRAPQPGTYRLNVQAETQSGETITSNNIQTAFVSVREGGGRILYVEGESLYEQRFLRMALRRFPDLDLSYQWIPRDTASRWPLPLADGFRPGKYDIYILGDVDADAIGREQLANLAESVSQGAGLVMLGGYHTYGAGGYASSPLADVIPVRLDPSLRRDIDAEVPANAADQIAGPLAAQLSRNHPITDFGGKDPASVWKRLPPLLGANRWAGPKVAPGVQVLLETTKKEPLLVIGEYGRGRTAALAFDSTWQWWREGKSEEHRRFWRQLMLWLLSREEDAGDRIDLQMDARRFAVDADIAFQATLSSVGEANTPLDWIAEVIQESGEVTPVSDVSETSTASQRSFSGKIPTLPPGYYRLRVRPTDANATIKPESLAFQVIDQSREMSSPVADPVYLRQLAEITSQHGGGAYSYEQIDELIAQITKRRRQAEAPVIEKATLGDDPLSGWLLFLLFTGALVTEWSLRRRWGLA